The Lysobacterales bacterium region TTGCGCGCAGAGGATTTCGAGGCTGTCAGGTTCGCTCCGGCTCAGCCCTTCGGACGCTTCGGCGCGCGCCCGTGCCGGCGCCGGCGCGAGGCCATGGCCAAGGCCCGGCAGGCGCACCAGCGCTTCGTGGTAATGCTCGGCCGCATCGCGCGGCTCCAGCACATCCGGCACCAGCGCGTAGTCGATCGTCGGCAGCCCGGTCGTCACCGGATGGCCCCACAGGCAGGCCTGCACGGGCGCGAGACGCAGCGCGGCCAAGCCCTGATGCATGGGGTGCATGCCGATTTCGGGGTAGACGATGACGTCGGGTTCGAGCGCGGCGAGCAGGGCCCGCCACTGTGGCGCTTGGCGCGGCCCGGCGTGACGCGTGCCGGCGGCGTGCAGGCGGGCCTGCCATTGGGCGGCGCCGGGTTCGAGGTCGAGGAAGTGGACGTCGAAGCGCTCGCGGTCCAGGCCCTCGAACAGCGGCAGGAACAGTCGCGCCACGGTGTGCTCGCGGAAGTGCGCGCTGACCACGGCGATGCGGCGCCGGCCCTGGCGCAGTGGGCGTGGCGGCAAGCCAGGGTCGAGCGCCGCCATCATCCGCGCGATGAGCCGCCCGTAGCGGCGCATCTCCGGCACCGCGTCCTCGATGTAGTGCAGGTAGAAGGGCGTGGCGCTGCCCACGCAGCCCCAGACCTGGGCGGCCATGCCGGGCCGACGGAAATCCTGCGACTCGAACCAGCGCAGGCCCTCGCGCCAGCGCTGGACGAAGGCCGTCTGTTCCGCCTCGCTGGCCGGGCTCGGGTCCAAGGGGTACTGGAAGCCCAGCCAGCGCGCGGGCAGGAAACCCGGATCGCGGCGCAGCGCCTCGGACAGCGCCAGATGACCCTCGCGAAAGCAGAAGCCCGTGAAGCATTCGAAGGCCCAGTCCATCGCGGCATACACGTCTGCGCCAGCCGCGGCGCGCATCCGTGCAGCCTGTCGTCGCGCCGCGCTGCCGGCGGGTTCTGCGCGGATCAGCGCCGCATAGTCGGGCAAGGCGCCGCTCACGGCCGTGACACTGGCGATTCCGCTGGGATGTGACATGGGCGAATTTCAGGGGCCAAACCCCAGCACGGTATCATCCGCAACCTTCCTCCCAGCGCCGGTGCCCGCCCCATGTTCAGTGCCTCCATGAAGATCGAAGGCTACGACCCCGAACTCGCCGCGGCCATGGCCGCCGAGCATCAGCGTCAGGAGGATCACGTCGAACTCATCGCCTCGGAGAACTACGCCAGCCCGCGCGTGCTGGAGGCGCAGGGCAGCGTGCTCACCAACAAGTACGCCGAGGGATATCCGGGCAAGCGCTACTACGGCGGCTGCGAACACGTCGACGTCGCCGAGCGCCTGGCCATCGAGCGCTGCAAGCAGCTGTTTGGCGCGGACTACGCCAACGTGCAGCCGCACTCGGGCAGTCAGGCCAACCAGGGCGTGTTCCTGGCCCTGCTGCAGCCGGGCGACACGATTCTTGGAATGAGCCTGGCCCATGGCGGCCATCTGACCCACGGCGCCAAGGTCAATGCCTCCGGCAAGCTGTTCAACGCGGTGCAGTACGGCGTTGACGAGCAGGGTCTGATCGACATGGACGAAGTCGAGCGCCTGGCGGTCGAGCACCGGCCGAAGATGGTCATCGCCGGTTTCTCCGCCTACTCGCAGGTGCTCGACTGGGCGCGCTTCCGCGCCATTGCCGACAAGGTGGGTGCTTACCTGTTCGTCGACATGGCCCACATCGCCGGTCTGGTCGCCGCCGGCGTCTACCCCAACCCCCTGCCGCATGCCCACGTGGTCACCAGCACCACCCACAAGACCCTGCGCGGCCCGCGCGGCGGCATCATCGTGTTCAGCCGCGAGGGCGCTGGCGACAAGGCCGAGGAGCTGGAAAAGAAACTGCAGAGCATCGTCTTCCCGGGCATCCAGGGCGGCCCGCTGATGCACGTCATCGCCGCCAAGGCCGTCGCCTTCAAAGAGGCGCTTGAGCCCGAGTTCAAGGCCTACCAGCAGCAGGTGGTGAAGAACGCGCAGGCGATGGCGAAAACGCTGATCGCGCGCGGCTACAAGATCGTGTCGGGCGGCACCGAGAACCACCTGATGCTGATCGACCTGATCGGCCGCGAGGTCAGCGGCAAGGATGCCGAAGCCGCACTCGGCAAGGCGCACATCACGGTCAACAAGAACTCCGTGCCGAACGACCCGCGCTCACCCTTCGTCACCTCGGGCCTGCGCATCGGCACCCCCGCCGTCACCACCCGCGGCTACACGGAGGCCGACTGCGTCGAGTTGGCGAACCTGATCGCCGACGTACTCGACGCACCGACCGATGCCGCCGTGCTGGCCCGCGTGACGGATGCCGTCACGGCACAATGCCGGAAGTATCGGGTGTATCAGTGAAGCTGGGATTGGGGATTCGGGATTGGGGATTCGTTTGGAGCCGGCGTGCTGGGCTCGCACGGCAAGCTGCGCCCGTGACGCAAGGCCGAAGCCAAGCAAGAATTCTTGCCGCATTCCGCTCTTGCGAATCTCGAATCTCGAATCCCGAATCCCGGCTCCAAACGAATCCCGAATCCCGGCCTCCGCGCGTAGCGCTCCGGCGCTCATCGGCGCGCGGACCAGTGGTCCGCGAACGCGCCTCTTCGCTCCCAAATCCCGGGCCGGCCCACACGCTCGACAAGAACCTCACCCAAGATCGCCGGCCCTGATGCGCTGCCCCTTCTGCCAGCACGAGGACAGCCGCGTCGTCGACAGTCGCGTCAGCGAGGATGGCGGCAGCATTCGCCGGCGGCGTGAGTGTCCCGCCTGCGGCGAGCGCTTCTCGACGCTGGAGACGGTGGAGATCAAGCTGCCGGCCATCGTGAAGAGCGACGGCCGGCGCGAGGCCTTCGATGAGCGCAAGCTGCGCGGCAGCCTCGGCAAGGCGCTGCAGAAGCGGCCGGTGTCCGAGGCGCAGGTCGATGAGGCCGTGCGCGGCGTGGTTCGGCAGCTGAGGCTCTCAGCGGAACGCGAGCTGCCCTCGCGCCAGCTCGGCGAGTGGGTGATGGAGGCCCTGCGCGGTCTGGATCAGGTCGCCTACGTGCGTTTCGCCTCGGTCTACCGTCGTTTCGAGGACGTGCAGGCTTTCCGCGAGGAGATCGAGAAGCTCGAGCGCGAGCTGCCTGGCCTCGACAAGGTGCAGCTGCCCCTGCTGCAGGACCTGCCGCTGCCGCCCTTGCGGAGTCGCAAGTGAGCCAGCGCCTGCACACCCCACAGCCGGTCGAGCCGATCCCGCCCTACCGGATCACCTGGCTGTCGGCGCATCGGGACCTGGTCCCGACGCTGGCCGCCTGGCACTACGATGCCTTCCGGAACTACGTGCCGAACTGGAGCGTGGCGGCCGCCGCAGCCGAGCTTGCGACGCACCGCCTCCATGAACTGCCCTGCACCCTGGTGGCGATCAGCGAGGACGACGAGGCCCTGGGCTCGGTCAGCCTGCTGGAGGAAGATCCGCCGGGCGGCCCGGAACACGCCCCCTGGCTAGCCAGCTTCTACGTCCGCGCCGATCTGCGCGGTCGCGGCGTTGGTCGCGCCCTGATGCAGCGCGCCAGCAGCGAGGCCTTCGACATGGGCCATGCCTACCTGCATCTCTGGACTCGCGATCAGGCCCCGTACTACGAGCGTCACGGCTGGGAGCGCGTGGGCGTGGTGCGTCTGCCGGTGGGGCCGGCGATCCTGATGCGCACCCGCACCCGTCCGAATGCACCGGAGCCCGAGAGCGTCGCGGAGGATTCGTAGCCCTGATCGCTTGCATGCGGCAAAACCCGCTTCGAGCGAGCGGCATGGCATGCCGACCTTTCTTGCGACTGCGCCGCGAGCGTCTCGATGCTGCTTGTCAAGCCGCGCCGCGGCATGCCCGGCGGCGCATGCCTGTTCCCGCCGCGACACTCGGCGTTTCCAGACGACTGCGAGCCTCTAGGCTGTGAATCCCCAATCCCCAATCCCCAATCCGCGCTTTTCCGCCACCGATCACGCTCACATGGCGCGAGCGCTGCGTCTGGCCGCGCGCGGGCTGTTCACCACCCAGCCCAATCCGCGGGTGGGCTGCGTGATCGCGCGCGGCGATGCGGTGTTGGGCGAGGGCTGGCATATCCGCGCCGGCGGCCCACACGCCGAGGTGCACGCGCTGCATGCGGCCGGCGAGTCGGCGCGCGGCGCCACGGCTTACGTCACCCTGGAGCCCTGCGGCCTGCACGGGCGCACGCCGCCCTGCGCGGACGCCTTGATCGCGGCCGCCGTCGCGCGGGTGGTGATCGCCTGCGAAGACGCTTTCCAGAGCGAGGGTGGGGCGCTGGCGCGCATGCGCGCGGCGGGCATCGAGGTCGTCTCGGGGCTGATGCGCGAAGACGCGCGCGAGCTGAACATCGGCTTCTTCAGCCGCGTCGAGCGCGGGCGGCCGTTCGTGCGGCTCAAGCTCGCGGCCAGCCTGGACGGGCGCATCGCGCTGGCCTCCGGCGAGTCGAAGTGGATCACCGGCGAAGCCGCGCGCGCCGACGTGCAGCGCTGGCGTGCGCGGTCCTCGGCCATCCTCACCGGCAGCGGCACCGCGCTGGCGGATAACCCCAGGCTTACCGTGCGCCTGCCTGACACCGACTTCCTGCCGCCGCTGCGCGTGCTGCTCGACCGTGAGCTGCGCCTGTCGCCTTCGGCGCATCTGCTGGCCGACGGCGCCGCACCCACGCTGGTGTTTCACGCCGATCGCATCGCCGCATCCGCAGACTGCGCGCCGCATGTGATGCGCTGCGGGGTTCCTGAGCGCGAGGGCGCGCTTGATCTCAACGCTGTGGTCACCGAACTGGCGCAGCGCGGCATCAATGAACTGCTGGTGGAATGCGGCCCCCGGCTCGCCGGAGCGCTGATGCGCAACGGTCTGGTGGATGAGCTACTGCTGTACCAGGCGCCGGTGCTGCTGGGCGGCGACGCGCAGCCGATGCTCGATGCGCTGCTTCTGGCGCGGCTTGATCAACGCACCGCGTGGCGGGTGATCGAGCGCCGCCAGATCGGCGACGACCAGTGCCTGCGCCTGCGGTCTGCATAAGGTGGGTCCCGACCCACCACGGCAGCGAGTCTCGCGTTGGGCGCGAATCGGTGTCGACGCTGCTGCACGGGATGAACACGTGCGTCGACCGTTGAGCTCTGCTGCAAAGGATGAACACGTGCGTCGAGCATTGAGCTCCGGTGGGTCAAGACCCACCCTATGCGGGTCGCGTTGATCGGCAGCGTGCGCTTTGAAGGATCGAAGTGTTCCGAAGCGGATGCCGCTTCCCCGGCCCCACGCGCTTGGCGCTCGGGCGTTCGTCGGCTGGCGTGGCAGTGCCGCGCCAGCCAGCCTCCTCACCCCCAATCCCCAACCCGGCTCTCAACCATGTTCACTGGAATCATCGAATCTGTCGGCCGCATCAGCGCGCTGGAACCTGTGGGCGGCGACGTGCGCCTGCACATCGATACCGGCACGCTCGACCTGCGCGACGTGGTGCTGGGCGAGAGCATCGCGGTCAGCGGCGTCTGCCTGACCGTGATCGCCTTCGAGGCAGCGAGCTTCGCGGCGGACGTCTCCAACGAGACCCTGTCTCGCACCACCCTGGGCGGCCTCAAGCCGGGCTCGGCGGTCAACCTGGAGCGCGCCATGCGCGCTGACGGCCGTTTCGGCGGGCATATGGTGTCCGGCCACGTCGATGGCGTCGGCGAGGTGGTCTCGGTCAGCGAGGACGCCCGCTCGCAGCGCTGGCGCTTCCGCGTCCCGACCAACCTCGCGCGCTACATCGCCGAGAAGGGTTCGATCTGCATCGAAGGCACCAGCCTGACGGTCAACGCCGTCGACGGCGCCGAGTTTGAGGTCAACCTGGTCCCGCACACCGTCGCCCACACCAACTTCGGCGGGCTCGGCGCTGGCGCGCGCGTCAACATCGAGGTGGATCTGGTGGCGAGGTATCTTGAGCGGCTAGTCGCCGCTCAGGGGATTGGGGATTAGGGATTGGGGATTGCGCGGCCGGCCCCCTGGGGTGGGCTCAGGTTCGGTGCTTCGTAGCGTGGCCTTGGACCAGCGGTAAAGGTCGACCTTCGGCAATCCCTAATCCCCAATCCCGAATCCCGGCTGCACGGGAATCCCGTTCCCGGCCTTCGCGCATAGCGCTCAGGCGTTCAGCGGCTCGCGCGGCAGTGCCGCGCAAGCGAGCCGCCTCACCCCCAATCCCGACTCCCGGCCCAAAAATGCCCTTCTCCCCCATCCCCGAACTCCTCGAAGAAATCCGCGCCGGTCGCATGGTCGTCATCGTCGATGACGAGGACCGTGAGAACGAAGGCGACCTGATCATGGCGGCCGAGCTGGTGCGGCCGCAGGACATCAACTTCATGGTCACCCACGCGCGCGGGCTGGTGTGCCTATCGCTGACGCGCGAGCGCTGCCAGCAGCTGGCGCTGCCGCCGATGGTGGTCGACAACAACTCGCCCTACCGCACCAACTTCACGGTCTCGATTGAGGCGGCCGAGGGCGTGACCACCGGTATTTCGGCCTACGACCGCGCCCACACGATTCGTACCGCCGTGAAGCCCGATGCGCGCGCCGCCGATTTGCGTCAGCCCGGCCACATCTTTCCGCTCACCGCCCAGCCCGGCGGCGTGCTGGCGCGCACCGGCCACACCGAAGCCGCCTCGGACCTGCCGCGACTTGCGGGTCTGGAGCCGGCCGGCGTACTGGTCGAGATCCTGAACCCCGACGGCAGCATGGCGCGACGGCCCGACCTTGAGGTCTTCGCCCGCGAGCACGGCCTCAAGATGGGCTCGATCGAGGATCTGGTCGCCTACCGGCTGGCCAACGAGCACACCGTCGAGCGCATCGACAGCCGCGAGATTCCGACCCGCTTCGGCGCCTTCACCCTGCACACCTACCGCGACCGGCTCAGTCACGAGCTGCACTTCGCGCTGGTGCGCGGTGAGATCCATGCCGATCAGCCGACCCTGGTTCGCGTCCACGTCAAGAACCCGCTGGCCGACGTGCTGCACTGGCAGCGCCCGGATTTCGGCGTGGCCGCGATCGACGCGCTGCAGGCGATCGACCGTGAAGGCCGGGGTGTGCTGGTGGTGCTCACCGAGCCGCAGTCGACCGAGCAGCTGCTGGCGCGGATCACCGGCGACAGCCCGCAGTCCGGCCACGGCGATGCCGGCCCCGCCGGTGCCCGCGCTGGTCAGTGGCGTCGCAACGGCGCCGGCTCGCAGATCCTGGCCGACTTGGGCGCCGGCAAGCTGCGCGTGCTGGGCACCCCGCGCCGGCAGATCGGTCTGGGCGGATTTGGGCTGGAGGTGGTGGGGTATGTGTGAGAGCGGGGATTGGGGATTGGGGGTGAGGCGGCTCGCTTGCGCGGCACTGCCGCGCGAGCCGCTGAACGCCTGAGCGCTATGCGCGAAGGCCGGGAACGGGATTCGCTAGAGCGGGCTGCGGCAAGGCCCATCGTCGTGCTTCGGCAGTGGGTCGTGGGTGGTGCCTGCTCGCGAGTCCGGCGCGCCGGCTTCTGACGAATCCCGAATCCCGAATCCCCAATCCCGGCTCCAAGCCAATCCCAGCTCCACCAATAAGCTAAACTCC contains the following coding sequences:
- a CDS encoding serine hydroxymethyltransferase encodes the protein MFSASMKIEGYDPELAAAMAAEHQRQEDHVELIASENYASPRVLEAQGSVLTNKYAEGYPGKRYYGGCEHVDVAERLAIERCKQLFGADYANVQPHSGSQANQGVFLALLQPGDTILGMSLAHGGHLTHGAKVNASGKLFNAVQYGVDEQGLIDMDEVERLAVEHRPKMVIAGFSAYSQVLDWARFRAIADKVGAYLFVDMAHIAGLVAAGVYPNPLPHAHVVTSTTHKTLRGPRGGIIVFSREGAGDKAEELEKKLQSIVFPGIQGGPLMHVIAAKAVAFKEALEPEFKAYQQQVVKNAQAMAKTLIARGYKIVSGGTENHLMLIDLIGREVSGKDAEAALGKAHITVNKNSVPNDPRSPFVTSGLRIGTPAVTTRGYTEADCVELANLIADVLDAPTDAAVLARVTDAVTAQCRKYRVYQ
- the nrdR gene encoding transcriptional repressor NrdR — protein: MRCPFCQHEDSRVVDSRVSEDGGSIRRRRECPACGERFSTLETVEIKLPAIVKSDGRREAFDERKLRGSLGKALQKRPVSEAQVDEAVRGVVRQLRLSAERELPSRQLGEWVMEALRGLDQVAYVRFASVYRRFEDVQAFREEIEKLERELPGLDKVQLPLLQDLPLPPLRSRK
- a CDS encoding GNAT family N-acetyltransferase, whose protein sequence is MSQRLHTPQPVEPIPPYRITWLSAHRDLVPTLAAWHYDAFRNYVPNWSVAAAAAELATHRLHELPCTLVAISEDDEALGSVSLLEEDPPGGPEHAPWLASFYVRADLRGRGVGRALMQRASSEAFDMGHAYLHLWTRDQAPYYERHGWERVGVVRLPVGPAILMRTRTRPNAPEPESVAEDS
- the ribD gene encoding bifunctional diaminohydroxyphosphoribosylaminopyrimidine deaminase/5-amino-6-(5-phosphoribosylamino)uracil reductase RibD, whose protein sequence is MARALRLAARGLFTTQPNPRVGCVIARGDAVLGEGWHIRAGGPHAEVHALHAAGESARGATAYVTLEPCGLHGRTPPCADALIAAAVARVVIACEDAFQSEGGALARMRAAGIEVVSGLMREDARELNIGFFSRVERGRPFVRLKLAASLDGRIALASGESKWITGEAARADVQRWRARSSAILTGSGTALADNPRLTVRLPDTDFLPPLRVLLDRELRLSPSAHLLADGAAPTLVFHADRIAASADCAPHVMRCGVPEREGALDLNAVVTELAQRGINELLVECGPRLAGALMRNGLVDELLLYQAPVLLGGDAQPMLDALLLARLDQRTAWRVIERRQIGDDQCLRLRSA
- a CDS encoding riboflavin synthase encodes the protein MFTGIIESVGRISALEPVGGDVRLHIDTGTLDLRDVVLGESIAVSGVCLTVIAFEAASFAADVSNETLSRTTLGGLKPGSAVNLERAMRADGRFGGHMVSGHVDGVGEVVSVSEDARSQRWRFRVPTNLARYIAEKGSICIEGTSLTVNAVDGAEFEVNLVPHTVAHTNFGGLGAGARVNIEVDLVARYLERLVAAQGIGD
- the ribB gene encoding 3,4-dihydroxy-2-butanone-4-phosphate synthase; this encodes MPFSPIPELLEEIRAGRMVVIVDDEDRENEGDLIMAAELVRPQDINFMVTHARGLVCLSLTRERCQQLALPPMVVDNNSPYRTNFTVSIEAAEGVTTGISAYDRAHTIRTAVKPDARAADLRQPGHIFPLTAQPGGVLARTGHTEAASDLPRLAGLEPAGVLVEILNPDGSMARRPDLEVFAREHGLKMGSIEDLVAYRLANEHTVERIDSREIPTRFGAFTLHTYRDRLSHELHFALVRGEIHADQPTLVRVHVKNPLADVLHWQRPDFGVAAIDALQAIDREGRGVLVVLTEPQSTEQLLARITGDSPQSGHGDAGPAGARAGQWRRNGAGSQILADLGAGKLRVLGTPRRQIGLGGFGLEVVGYV